One Vibrio sp. CDRSL-10 TSBA genomic region harbors:
- a CDS encoding DUF6701 domain-containing protein has product MMQVRLMWLLLLLMSQSVFAANQCYEKGNEVFSVQFEVVGHSNHHPEVYITNNGGRRTETLWYTGTEKSDNKVPYLFNEQSLQDGVKYQIRIINDSVNDVLQYYRRVDSEVNSDWVLVQEIGQKIHQGVIHILSNDPEITMICAQEIVEPEEPVLFNQCDYFPQPIQSWIAANNSDYNNFPSSELDLQIENVNIRGWSDGYLDDPDNFYHFEDWTGDRTVLRVGYERVSNSWLAYENPNAKVCNGNTGCYPGNEDGQLHLRQTEAPVPIAVEFTAQEELTISNDPLGNDRNSYTRVCADSKSSCQYSEEGDTVTITIVRDLKLLHVDTNSSKKFKLEFFGNRKIENFEYMSKPGFLEVIFERFATHYFSRIIGDGDQARFHFASHVRLNITDSFTPNNTLIFNYPPDTGVLSDFVAPVIYGPHATFTFIQLQSDTTANAEVFLLARHIKFTKFVQLSGSITANKLTVQEGLNLNALDGSPDCWKGGESQDSYDLTLSPTESYSLICEREQVEFQVLDDTNQATGTFNGTIDVEAVGGTLNLIKGSGSNGSYRADENGQLWFELSETGSEIITVSGTLMSNGNSSQAAGTYHFVPYKLAADDQFVIANKEQSVQVKALACDDSGNVVDTKYSGSPDVSSAWVAPTDGAGRLDFKPVFPEESKGESISPLTMQDSGIKTVTMTDTNFDCTGFSDCPIKGKGTLQGSFTVYSRPWTLAICSPNDSSSMDGNITARSSTAFTAAGSNFALNVRPLRWISNGAEQGEIETSGLCAEAVTQNFFADAAQLTAMTELSYQVAQPEEGDSGTLNGILALSNDAGENNSYLPFSDLSWSEVGVLRVQAAISGQYLGMTVNPGYRDIGRFYPAWLSLSANDWDYPDDHSGFAYMNQPFGYGFSVAAQNRQGQITKNYSSFDAALIADIKLLAVDSSGAELGARISDYDLQFWDGSGSWSDGVLSGDHSLTFSKLVSNSSPYTTSADGPFNSGFGLRVTDKVDGVDFAAPQLALTQDGASVDNGQVFALQPDIRYGRMVLDDVGGAVTSVINVPLRVEYWQGSRFVTNRDDNGSWFRSSSNSICRQSIWTSDAGKFNSSLEPRQESLQIPTVSAGESDQLMAEPHSKHEQNSVREQVRFWLRLDDSSTSSPQLADSSVTCGPQGADNPWLQYNWRGVGDEDPSAVVTFGVHRGNDRVIFRGEARLTGQ; this is encoded by the coding sequence ATGATGCAAGTGAGGTTGATGTGGCTGCTACTGCTATTGATGAGCCAGTCCGTGTTTGCAGCCAATCAGTGTTATGAGAAAGGTAATGAGGTGTTCTCAGTGCAGTTCGAGGTTGTAGGGCATTCAAACCACCACCCAGAGGTATATATCACTAATAATGGTGGTCGGCGGACCGAAACCTTATGGTACACCGGTACGGAGAAGAGTGACAATAAAGTGCCGTATTTGTTTAATGAGCAGAGCTTACAGGATGGCGTCAAATACCAGATTCGAATTATCAATGATAGTGTGAATGATGTACTGCAATATTACCGGCGCGTAGATTCGGAGGTCAATAGCGACTGGGTTTTGGTGCAAGAGATAGGTCAGAAAATCCATCAGGGTGTGATTCACATTCTATCGAACGATCCTGAGATTACAATGATTTGTGCTCAGGAGATTGTAGAACCGGAAGAACCTGTTTTATTTAACCAGTGTGACTATTTTCCTCAACCGATACAAAGTTGGATCGCGGCTAACAATAGTGATTATAACAACTTTCCCAGCAGCGAACTGGACCTTCAGATAGAGAATGTAAATATCCGTGGGTGGTCAGACGGTTATCTCGATGATCCTGATAATTTTTACCATTTTGAAGACTGGACTGGGGATCGGACGGTGTTGCGGGTTGGGTATGAGCGAGTCAGTAATTCATGGCTGGCGTATGAGAACCCAAATGCAAAAGTGTGTAACGGCAATACCGGCTGTTATCCTGGCAATGAAGATGGCCAGCTGCACCTTCGCCAGACTGAAGCTCCGGTGCCAATTGCAGTGGAATTTACTGCGCAGGAGGAGTTAACCATAAGCAATGATCCGCTTGGTAATGATAGAAATAGTTACACTCGAGTATGTGCAGATAGCAAGTCGTCTTGTCAGTACAGTGAAGAGGGCGATACGGTTACGATTACCATTGTACGTGATTTAAAACTCTTACATGTTGATACTAATTCAAGCAAAAAATTCAAGTTGGAGTTTTTTGGTAACCGTAAGATAGAGAACTTCGAGTATATGTCCAAGCCTGGCTTTCTGGAGGTGATATTTGAGCGTTTTGCCACGCACTATTTCTCCAGAATTATCGGTGATGGAGATCAAGCGAGGTTTCATTTTGCCAGTCATGTGCGGTTAAATATTACTGATAGTTTTACCCCGAATAATACCCTTATCTTCAATTACCCTCCTGATACCGGCGTGTTGAGCGATTTTGTCGCTCCGGTGATTTATGGTCCTCATGCGACGTTTACGTTTATTCAGCTACAAAGTGACACAACTGCCAATGCGGAAGTTTTTCTACTCGCTAGACATATTAAATTTACTAAATTCGTACAGTTGAGTGGCTCGATTACGGCTAACAAGCTCACAGTACAGGAAGGGTTAAACCTAAATGCGCTAGATGGCTCCCCGGATTGCTGGAAAGGGGGGGAGTCTCAAGACAGCTATGATCTAACACTTTCACCGACAGAGTCTTACTCTCTTATCTGCGAACGTGAGCAGGTTGAATTTCAGGTGCTGGATGATACCAATCAGGCTACCGGTACATTTAATGGTACCATTGATGTTGAGGCCGTTGGCGGGACACTGAACCTGATCAAAGGCAGCGGCAGTAACGGAAGTTATCGCGCAGACGAGAATGGGCAGCTCTGGTTTGAGCTTTCCGAAACGGGTAGTGAAATTATTACTGTGTCTGGGACGTTAATGTCGAATGGTAACAGCAGCCAGGCTGCAGGCACTTATCATTTTGTGCCTTACAAACTCGCGGCGGACGATCAGTTTGTGATTGCCAATAAGGAGCAGAGCGTACAGGTCAAAGCATTAGCATGTGACGATAGTGGTAATGTTGTCGATACTAAATACTCGGGCTCGCCTGATGTGAGTTCAGCCTGGGTCGCACCAACCGATGGTGCAGGGCGCCTTGATTTTAAACCTGTATTCCCTGAAGAGAGTAAGGGGGAGAGCATTAGCCCCCTAACTATGCAAGACTCTGGAATTAAAACGGTCACCATGACGGACACTAACTTTGATTGTACGGGTTTTTCTGATTGTCCGATCAAAGGCAAGGGTACGCTGCAGGGCAGTTTTACTGTCTACTCACGCCCTTGGACACTGGCCATCTGTTCGCCCAACGACAGCAGTAGCATGGATGGCAATATCACGGCTCGCAGCAGCACGGCGTTTACCGCGGCCGGCAGCAACTTTGCGCTTAATGTGCGTCCTCTACGCTGGATCAGTAACGGTGCAGAACAAGGTGAGATTGAAACTTCAGGCCTGTGCGCAGAGGCGGTAACACAAAACTTTTTTGCTGATGCCGCCCAGCTGACCGCCATGACTGAACTGAGTTACCAGGTGGCTCAGCCTGAGGAAGGTGACAGCGGCACACTGAACGGGATTTTGGCGCTGTCCAATGATGCCGGAGAGAACAATAGTTATCTGCCATTCAGTGATTTGTCCTGGAGTGAAGTGGGCGTATTGCGGGTTCAGGCTGCGATCAGCGGCCAATACCTGGGCATGACCGTCAATCCGGGCTATCGCGATATCGGCCGCTTTTATCCGGCCTGGCTCAGCCTCAGCGCGAACGACTGGGATTACCCCGATGATCACTCGGGGTTCGCTTATATGAATCAGCCGTTCGGTTATGGGTTTAGCGTTGCAGCGCAGAACCGCCAGGGTCAGATTACTAAAAACTATTCATCATTTGATGCGGCTCTGATCGCCGATATTAAGCTGCTGGCGGTGGACAGCAGTGGCGCTGAACTTGGCGCGCGGATTTCCGATTACGATCTGCAGTTCTGGGATGGATCCGGCTCCTGGTCTGACGGCGTGTTGTCTGGTGATCACTCACTGACATTCAGCAAACTTGTCAGTAATAGCTCGCCATATACCACCAGTGCGGACGGGCCGTTTAACAGCGGGTTTGGCTTGCGGGTAACCGATAAAGTCGATGGCGTGGACTTTGCTGCCCCGCAACTGGCGTTAACGCAGGATGGTGCGTCAGTGGATAACGGACAAGTATTCGCTCTCCAGCCAGATATCCGTTATGGGCGTATGGTACTGGACGATGTCGGTGGCGCGGTGACCAGTGTGATTAATGTGCCGCTGCGGGTTGAGTACTGGCAGGGCAGCCGTTTTGTCACTAACAGGGATGACAACGGCAGCTGGTTCCGATCCAGCTCGAACTCGATTTGCCGCCAGAGTATCTGGACGTCAGATGCCGGTAAGTTCAATTCATCACTCGAACCGCGTCAGGAGTCATTGCAAATCCCGACCGTATCGGCAGGTGAAAGCGATCAGCTGATGGCGGAGCCGCATTCTAAGCATGAGCAGAACAGTGTGCGTGAACAGGTACGTTTCTGGCTGCGGCTCGATGACAGCAGCACCAGCTCGCCGCAGCTGGCTGACAGCAGTGTCACTTGTGGTCCGCAGGGGGCCGATAATCCCTGGTTGCAATACAATTGGCGCGGTGTCGGTGATGAGGATCCGTCTGCGGTGGTGACCTTCGGTGTGCATCGCGGTAACGATCGGGTGATTTTCCGTGGTGAAGCACGCCTGACCGGTCAATGA
- the mreC gene encoding rod shape-determining protein MreC yields MKPIFGRGPSLQLRLFFAVIISASLMLADSRLGTFTHVRFLLNSLVAPIQYAADLPRSMFDGFYERFNTRQQLMESNRTLKQDVLTLKSDLILLDQYREENQRLRKLLGSTFVRDEKKVVTEVMAVDTSPYRHQVVIDKGRVDGVYEGQPVINEKGIVGQVTFVAAHNSRVLLLIDPNNAIPVQNIRNDIRVIASGNGQSDEIQLEHIATSTDIEVGDMLVTSGLGGVYPEGYPVAYVSQVDKDTRREFAAIKATPVVDFDRLRYLLLIWPNEDRQQQVINADTQPMAEGNNAEDNNNGQ; encoded by the coding sequence ATGAAGCCAATATTTGGTCGTGGACCTTCCCTTCAGTTGCGTCTGTTTTTCGCGGTTATTATATCAGCCAGCCTTATGCTGGCTGATAGTCGTTTAGGTACATTCACTCATGTACGATTTTTGCTCAACAGTTTAGTTGCACCGATTCAGTATGCTGCCGACCTGCCGCGCAGCATGTTTGATGGATTCTACGAGCGTTTTAACACCCGTCAGCAACTGATGGAATCGAACCGCACGCTGAAACAGGACGTGTTGACGCTGAAAAGCGATCTGATCCTGCTTGACCAATACCGCGAAGAAAACCAGCGCCTGCGTAAACTGCTTGGCTCTACTTTTGTGCGTGATGAGAAAAAAGTAGTGACGGAAGTGATGGCGGTCGATACCTCGCCGTACCGTCACCAGGTGGTGATTGATAAAGGCCGTGTGGACGGCGTTTACGAAGGCCAGCCGGTCATCAATGAAAAAGGTATTGTTGGTCAGGTGACCTTTGTTGCCGCGCATAACAGCCGCGTATTGCTGCTGATTGACCCCAACAATGCCATTCCGGTGCAGAATATCCGTAACGATATCCGTGTCATCGCGTCCGGCAACGGCCAGAGCGATGAGATTCAGCTTGAGCATATTGCCACCAGTACCGATATTGAAGTCGGCGATATGCTGGTGACATCGGGTTTGGGCGGGGTTTATCCGGAAGGTTATCCGGTCGCTTACGTTTCACAGGTTGATAAAGATACCCGACGTGAATTTGCGGCGATTAAAGCAACACCGGTGGTTGATTTTGACCGCTTACGCTATCTGCTGTTGATCTGGCCGAATGAAGATCGCCAGCAGCAAGTGATCAACGCTGACACGCAACCGATGGCAGAAGGCAATAACGCAGAGGACAATAATAATGGCCAGTAA
- the mreD gene encoding rod shape-determining protein MreD: protein MASNDWAGRVVIWASFFFALVLQTIPWPGALDLLRPSWLLLVTCYWVLALPHRVNVGTALILGLLWDLLLGSTLGIRGMMMSIVVYLVALNFLVLRNMALWQQAIVIAGLSMVLEILIFFGEYLIQDVTFNPLSLWSGLISCILWPWMFLLLRRVRRHWHIK from the coding sequence ATGGCCAGTAATGATTGGGCAGGCCGTGTTGTTATCTGGGCCTCATTCTTTTTTGCTCTGGTTTTGCAAACCATTCCCTGGCCGGGTGCGCTTGATTTACTGCGCCCGTCCTGGCTGTTGCTGGTGACCTGTTACTGGGTGCTGGCGCTGCCGCACCGGGTCAACGTCGGTACCGCACTGATACTGGGTTTACTGTGGGATTTGCTGCTCGGCTCGACGCTGGGTATTCGCGGCATGATGATGTCGATCGTGGTTTATCTGGTCGCACTCAACTTCCTGGTGCTGCGCAATATGGCACTGTGGCAGCAGGCAATTGTGATTGCCGGGCTTTCTATGGTGCTGGAAATCCTGATTTTCTTTGGTGAATATTTGATCCAGGACGTGACATTTAATCCATTGTCACTCTGGAGCGGCTTAATTAGCTGTATACTCTGGCCGTGGATGTTCTTATTACTGCGTCGGGTTCGACGTCATTGGCATATTAAGTGA
- a CDS encoding Maf family protein, giving the protein MSEKKLILASGSPRRRELLAQLGYQFDILVPNVEEAQQADESALQYVERLSRDKALAGLAMTAADNDTVASNDAVVIGSDTIVVQDGLVLEKPHDFADSRRMLLHLQANRHQVMTAVTVATAQHYRSVVVTTDVWFKALTEQEIEQYWQSGEPCDKAGSYGIQGLGGRFVTRLEGSYYAVVGLPLYETDQLLREFL; this is encoded by the coding sequence ATGAGCGAAAAAAAACTGATCTTAGCTTCCGGCTCGCCAAGACGGCGCGAATTGTTAGCCCAGCTGGGTTATCAGTTTGATATTTTGGTCCCCAATGTCGAAGAAGCGCAGCAAGCGGATGAGAGTGCGCTGCAGTATGTAGAACGTTTATCCCGTGACAAAGCGCTGGCTGGCTTAGCCATGACAGCAGCCGACAATGATACGGTAGCGAGTAATGATGCGGTCGTGATTGGCTCTGACACCATAGTGGTGCAGGACGGTCTGGTGCTGGAAAAACCGCACGATTTTGCGGATTCACGCCGCATGCTGCTCCATCTTCAGGCTAATCGTCATCAGGTGATGACCGCGGTGACGGTCGCCACAGCGCAGCACTATCGCTCTGTCGTGGTGACCACAGACGTCTGGTTTAAAGCTCTGACCGAACAAGAAATCGAACAGTACTGGCAAAGCGGTGAACCTTGCGATAAAGCTGGCAGTTATGGCATTCAGGGATTGGGTGGACGATTTGTAACAAGATTAGAAGGTAGCTACTACGCCGTCGTCGGGCTACCACTCTACGAAACTGACCAGCTCTTGCGCGAATTCTTATAA
- a CDS encoding carbon-nitrogen hydrolase family protein — translation MQRVGLIQMTSGPDVEQNLAYIARQAQVLAGQGAKWVVTPENAVVLGNREDYHSNAEAFGQGPIQAELSRIARDNQLWLLVGSMPIARAEGVTTTSILFNPQGAAVAHYDKLHMFDVDVADGHQRYRESEIFTPGNEVVVTPTPFGQLGLSVCYDVRFPNLYAELRRLGAQILLVPAAFTAVTGRAHWEVLLRARAIETQCWVVAVGQGGHHPCGRETWGHSMIINPWGEVVASLGQSPANLVADIELDQLDTVRRTMPVIEHTRFDNQFKEIKS, via the coding sequence ATGCAACGTGTCGGATTAATTCAGATGACCTCAGGTCCGGATGTAGAGCAGAATCTGGCCTACATCGCCAGGCAGGCACAAGTGCTGGCCGGTCAGGGCGCCAAGTGGGTGGTGACACCGGAAAACGCGGTGGTACTGGGCAATCGCGAAGACTACCACAGCAATGCTGAAGCGTTCGGCCAGGGGCCGATTCAGGCCGAGTTATCCCGCATTGCGCGCGACAATCAGCTATGGTTACTGGTAGGCAGTATGCCGATCGCCAGAGCGGAGGGCGTGACAACCACATCGATTTTATTTAATCCGCAGGGCGCAGCAGTGGCACATTATGATAAGCTGCATATGTTTGATGTGGATGTCGCCGATGGCCATCAGCGTTATCGGGAGTCGGAAATCTTTACCCCTGGCAATGAAGTGGTGGTCACACCGACACCGTTCGGACAGCTTGGGCTGTCTGTCTGTTACGACGTTCGTTTTCCTAATTTATACGCAGAGCTGCGCCGCCTCGGGGCTCAGATTCTGCTGGTACCTGCTGCGTTTACCGCGGTAACCGGACGCGCGCACTGGGAAGTGTTGCTGCGTGCCCGCGCGATCGAGACCCAGTGCTGGGTGGTCGCGGTCGGTCAGGGCGGTCACCATCCGTGCGGACGTGAAACCTGGGGCCACTCCATGATCATCAACCCTTGGGGTGAAGTAGTGGCTTCGCTGGGACAAAGCCCGGCCAATCTGGTGGCTGATATTGAACTGGACCAGCTGGACACGGTAAGACGTACCATGCCTGTCATTGAGCACACGCGCTTTGATAATCAATTTAAAGAGATAAAGAGTTAG
- the rraB gene encoding ribonuclease E inhibitor RraB encodes MSNEDEYLSVEELLEIQKEETRDIIQALLEDGSDPEALYEIEHHFFAEDFATLEKAAVEAFKMGFEVLEAEETEDEDGNKLLCFDATMQSALDAEAIDAQVEKLVNLAEKYDVIYDGWGTYYEGEDALYGDDEEDEDDDA; translated from the coding sequence ATGTCTAATGAAGATGAATATCTGTCAGTTGAAGAGTTACTCGAGATCCAAAAGGAAGAGACTCGCGATATCATTCAGGCACTCCTTGAGGACGGCAGTGATCCAGAAGCTCTGTATGAGATCGAACACCACTTCTTTGCTGAAGACTTTGCTACGTTAGAAAAAGCGGCGGTTGAAGCATTTAAGATGGGTTTTGAAGTGCTTGAAGCGGAAGAGACCGAAGACGAAGACGGCAACAAACTGCTGTGCTTTGATGCAACTATGCAATCGGCGCTGGACGCAGAAGCCATTGATGCTCAGGTCGAGAAGCTGGTTAACCTGGCTGAGAAATACGACGTGATCTACGACGGCTGGGGCACCTACTACGAAGGTGAAGATGCGTTGTACGGCGACGACGAAGAAGATGAAGACGACGACGCTTAA
- a CDS encoding DUF2061 domain-containing protein, which yields MKKTLSFAAIHFCVAFSVAYVLTGDVIIGSLIAMLEPMVNTVAFYFHEQAWNRYSQKQNKVANARIKTATFAVIHFTVAFNVAYLLTGSWLVGGVMALIEPSINTCAYYLHERNWQHKHPAKWHCAH from the coding sequence ATGAAAAAGACACTAAGTTTTGCCGCCATTCACTTTTGCGTTGCCTTCAGCGTCGCCTATGTGCTGACCGGTGATGTGATCATCGGCAGCCTGATCGCCATGCTGGAACCTATGGTTAATACCGTCGCGTTCTACTTTCACGAACAGGCCTGGAACCGTTACAGCCAAAAGCAAAATAAGGTCGCCAATGCGCGCATCAAAACCGCCACTTTTGCGGTAATTCACTTCACGGTTGCGTTTAATGTCGCCTACCTGCTGACCGGCAGCTGGTTAGTCGGCGGTGTCATGGCCCTGATTGAACCCAGTATCAATACCTGTGCTTACTACCTGCATGAGAGAAACTGGCAGCACAAACATCCGGCCAAGTGGCACTGTGCCCACTAA
- a CDS encoding universal stress protein, translating into MYKHILVPVDLNEKGFGDKALQQAIWHAKQANATLHLLNVLPGIHMSMVATYFPKDAAAKMKQDVRAQLTAFAEQHIGDAVPYQLHVAEGKPYSTILDYAKQLRADLIVIPSHKRSKLDKVMLGSVASKVVELSPVHVLVVKPQA; encoded by the coding sequence ATGTATAAACATATCCTTGTACCGGTTGATTTAAACGAGAAAGGTTTTGGTGACAAAGCGCTGCAACAAGCTATCTGGCATGCTAAGCAAGCCAATGCCACCCTGCATCTGCTCAACGTGTTACCCGGCATTCATATGTCGATGGTCGCGACCTACTTTCCCAAAGATGCCGCCGCGAAAATGAAACAAGATGTGCGTGCACAGCTGACTGCATTTGCCGAGCAGCACATCGGTGATGCTGTGCCATATCAACTGCATGTCGCGGAAGGTAAACCTTACTCGACCATCCTCGACTACGCCAAACAGCTGCGTGCTGACTTAATCGTCATACCAAGCCATAAACGCTCAAAACTCGATAAGGTGATGCTTGGCTCGGTGGCCAGTAAAGTGGTAGAGCTTTCGCCGGTACATGTCCTGGTGGTAAAACCTCAGGCTTAA
- a CDS encoding TRAP transporter permease has product MTQTNTPSQDVQEMVAQADTGARNPKGIPGRILWFVPLCWSLFQLWYASPLPFIFDFGVLNDTQARAIHLSFAIFLAFTAYPALKNSSREHIPAVDWILALAGSFSAAYIYLFYEELAGRSGAPTTLDVVVAVTGMLLLLEATRRALGPPLMAVAGVFLLYTFAGPYMPDVIAHKGASLNKAMSHLWLTTEGVFGVALGVSTSFVFLFVLFGAMLERAGAGAYFIKVAFSMLGHMRGGPAKAAVVASGLSGLVSGSSIANVVTTGTFTIPLMKRVGFPGTKAGAVEVAASTNGQLTPPIMGAAAFLMVEYVGISYVEVIRAALLPALISYIALIYIVHLEACKAGMQGLPRRHNPTLLQSLMSFTGTILALCVISAVVYYGVGWTKDVFGAAATPIVTVALLIVYVLLVRVSAKYADQAGMDLDDELTEIPDTGPTVKSGLHFLLPIVVLVWCLTVERFSPGLSAFWATVFMVFILLTQRPLMAIFNQTGDLSGNLKEGVTDLLESLVAGARNMIGIGVATAAAGTVVGVVTLTGIGLVMTDFVEFISGGSVIMMLIFTAVISLVLGMGLPTTANYIVVSTLMAPVIVTLGAQHGLIIPLIAVHLFVFYFGILADDTPPVGLAAFAAAAIAKSDPIRTGIQGFTYDIRTAILPFMFVFNTQLLLMGIDTWWHLALTVISSIIAMLLFSAATQGWWFTKTKWWEIVALLVLTFTFFRPGFWWDMVYPAQKLYPGTQLEQVVEQTPVGQSVAMIVAGDTLDGDHVSKTVLLPFDDRAQGADERIASMGLMLKHENNRMLIDMVEFGSPAEAAGIDFDWEIRSIVVDSDRPMKEWVFVPALLLTLLLGWNQRRRAAREQKRGLMR; this is encoded by the coding sequence ATGACGCAGACCAATACGCCGTCGCAAGATGTGCAAGAGATGGTTGCACAGGCTGATACCGGAGCAAGGAATCCAAAAGGGATCCCGGGCCGAATTCTGTGGTTTGTGCCACTGTGCTGGTCACTGTTCCAGCTGTGGTACGCCTCCCCGCTGCCATTCATTTTTGATTTTGGCGTACTCAATGATACTCAGGCTCGCGCCATCCATTTAAGTTTCGCCATTTTCTTAGCCTTCACCGCCTATCCGGCGCTGAAGAACTCTTCCCGTGAGCACATTCCGGCTGTCGACTGGATTCTGGCTCTGGCGGGCAGCTTTTCCGCGGCCTACATTTATCTGTTCTATGAAGAGCTGGCCGGACGTTCAGGCGCACCGACCACGCTCGATGTGGTGGTCGCTGTCACTGGTATGCTGTTGCTGCTGGAAGCAACGCGTCGCGCGCTCGGTCCGCCGCTGATGGCGGTAGCCGGGGTTTTCCTGCTGTATACCTTTGCCGGCCCTTACATGCCGGACGTGATTGCTCACAAAGGTGCCAGCCTGAATAAAGCCATGTCTCACCTGTGGCTGACCACAGAAGGTGTGTTCGGGGTTGCGCTTGGTGTATCAACCTCGTTTGTCTTCCTGTTTGTCCTGTTCGGCGCCATGCTGGAACGCGCAGGTGCTGGTGCGTACTTTATTAAAGTCGCCTTCTCGATGCTGGGTCACATGCGCGGTGGTCCGGCCAAGGCCGCGGTCGTCGCTTCAGGTCTGTCCGGCCTGGTCTCCGGCTCCTCGATTGCCAACGTGGTGACCACAGGTACTTTTACCATTCCGCTGATGAAACGGGTCGGCTTCCCGGGCACCAAAGCGGGCGCGGTAGAAGTTGCTGCATCCACCAACGGCCAGCTGACCCCTCCGATTATGGGCGCGGCCGCGTTCCTGATGGTGGAATACGTCGGTATCTCCTATGTGGAAGTGATTCGTGCGGCACTGCTGCCAGCGCTGATTTCTTACATCGCACTGATTTATATCGTACACCTTGAAGCGTGTAAGGCCGGTATGCAAGGCCTGCCACGTCGCCATAACCCGACGCTGTTGCAAAGCCTGATGTCATTCACCGGCACCATTCTCGCTCTGTGCGTCATCAGTGCCGTGGTGTACTACGGTGTTGGCTGGACCAAGGATGTGTTTGGCGCTGCCGCAACACCTATCGTGACGGTCGCATTGCTGATTGTGTATGTGCTACTGGTACGCGTATCGGCTAAATACGCTGATCAGGCGGGTATGGATCTCGACGATGAACTGACTGAGATCCCGGACACCGGCCCGACGGTCAAATCCGGCCTGCACTTCCTGCTGCCGATTGTGGTTCTGGTCTGGTGTCTGACCGTTGAACGTTTCTCGCCGGGTCTGTCTGCATTCTGGGCCACCGTGTTTATGGTGTTCATTCTGCTGACTCAACGCCCGCTGATGGCCATCTTCAATCAGACCGGTGATCTGTCCGGCAATCTGAAAGAAGGCGTAACGGATCTGCTGGAAAGCCTGGTTGCCGGTGCGCGCAACATGATCGGGATCGGGGTAGCGACTGCAGCAGCAGGTACAGTTGTTGGCGTAGTGACCCTGACCGGTATCGGCCTGGTGATGACTGACTTTGTCGAATTCATCTCCGGCGGCAGCGTGATCATGATGCTGATATTTACCGCAGTGATCAGTCTGGTATTAGGCATGGGCTTGCCAACTACAGCTAACTACATCGTGGTATCCACCCTGATGGCACCGGTCATTGTGACTCTGGGCGCGCAGCACGGTCTGATCATTCCGCTGATTGCTGTGCACCTGTTCGTGTTCTACTTCGGTATTCTGGCTGATGATACACCGCCGGTCGGCCTGGCCGCGTTTGCTGCGGCAGCGATTGCCAAGTCAGACCCGATCCGGACCGGTATCCAGGGCTTTACCTACGATATCCGTACCGCCATTCTGCCGTTTATGTTTGTGTTCAACACCCAGTTGCTGTTGATGGGGATTGATACCTGGTGGCATCTGGCCCTGACGGTGATATCGTCGATTATCGCCATGTTGCTGTTCTCGGCGGCTACCCAGGGTTGGTGGTTTACCAAGACCAAATGGTGGGAAATCGTTGCCTTGCTGGTGCTGACTTTCACCTTCTTCCGCCCGGGCTTCTGGTGGGATATGGTTTATCCGGCGCAGAAACTCTATCCGGGTACTCAGCTGGAGCAGGTGGTGGAGCAGACCCCGGTCGGCCAGTCGGTGGCGATGATCGTGGCCGGTGACACTCTCGATGGCGATCATGTCTCGAAAACTGTGCTGCTGCCATTTGATGATCGTGCCCAGGGTGCGGATGAACGCATTGCTTCAATGGGTCTGATGCTGAAACACGAAAACAATCGCATGCTGATTGATATGGTGGAATTTGGCAGCCCGGCCGAAGCGGCGGGTATCGACTTTGACTGGGAGATTCGCTCCATCGTAGTCGACAGTGACCGTCCGATGAAAGAATGGGTCTTCGTGCCAGCTCTGCTGCTGACATTGTTACTGGGCTGGAACCAGCGACGCCGTGCAGCGCGCGAGCAGAAACGCGGCCTGATGCGATGA